One Paraburkholderia agricolaris genomic region harbors:
- a CDS encoding MarR family winged helix-turn-helix transcriptional regulator, whose protein sequence is MISRKGEAPEALSKEDLEAMSEFRYQLRCFLRFSEEVTHAAGVTPLQYQLMLQVKGFPGRSWATVGELAERLQAAPNGTAALVSRCESAGLVIRKPGDEDRRQVRVHLTAKGERCLLKLAALHKPEIASFGWVFGKPAELP, encoded by the coding sequence ATGATTTCACGCAAAGGCGAAGCGCCTGAGGCACTGAGCAAGGAAGATCTGGAGGCGATGTCCGAGTTCCGTTACCAGCTGCGCTGCTTCCTGCGGTTTTCCGAAGAGGTCACTCATGCTGCTGGGGTCACGCCTTTGCAGTATCAACTGATGCTCCAGGTCAAAGGTTTTCCCGGCAGATCGTGGGCGACAGTAGGCGAACTGGCCGAGCGATTGCAAGCAGCACCCAATGGCACGGCTGCGCTGGTATCGCGCTGCGAATCCGCCGGGCTGGTGATTCGCAAACCCGGCGATGAGGACCGGCGCCAGGTACGGGTCCACCTCACCGCCAAGGGCGAACGGTGCCTGCTGAAGCTGGCGGCGTTGCACAAGCCCGAGATCGCATCGTTTGGCTGGGTGTTTGGGAAGCCAGCCGAGCTGCCATAG
- a CDS encoding chloride channel protein: MHISELVNKRALQRARRLWLHYGVFWLGAIATGLIAVFYAKLIDIGYDTFLRYAARYWWLPLPVTPAIGALGVWLTRRYFPGSEGSGIPQVIATLHDRGDLAPRLLSIRILVGKILVSFLSILGGFTIGREGPTIHVGAALMFNLRRFYPHRFRAIRGIELERRLALAGAAAGLSAAFNAPLAGVVFAIEELTRSFEQRTSGVLITAIIFAGVVSLGLQGNYTYFGTIKVGSHFPDLLAVAVVLIGAASGVAGGVFCWLLLNTKRWMPASVSAWRSSRPVAFGAACGLVVAVIGVVSGGHTFGSGYAEARALLEGRAQLGVAYPVLKMASMVGSYLPGAPGGLFAPSLAIGAGIGNALHLLFGQMQLPMLIALGMVGYLAAVTQSPITAFVIVIEMIDGHALVISLMATALIASQISKLFAPALYEALSERYSRPHVAQDAAPSAEARDRSSDGLPGRS; this comes from the coding sequence ATGCATATTTCAGAACTTGTTAATAAACGTGCACTACAACGCGCGCGGCGGCTATGGCTGCACTATGGTGTGTTCTGGCTGGGCGCCATCGCGACCGGGCTCATCGCCGTTTTCTACGCGAAGCTGATCGACATCGGGTACGACACATTTCTGCGCTATGCGGCGCGATACTGGTGGCTGCCGCTTCCCGTCACCCCGGCGATCGGTGCTCTGGGTGTATGGCTTACCCGACGCTACTTTCCCGGCTCCGAAGGCAGTGGCATCCCGCAGGTCATTGCCACGCTCCATGACCGCGGCGATCTTGCTCCACGTCTGCTGAGTATCCGGATCCTCGTCGGCAAGATTCTGGTGTCGTTCCTCTCGATACTCGGCGGATTCACGATTGGCCGCGAGGGGCCGACAATTCACGTGGGCGCCGCGCTCATGTTCAACCTGCGACGCTTCTATCCGCACCGGTTCCGGGCTATCCGGGGCATCGAACTGGAACGGCGGCTGGCCCTCGCGGGTGCGGCGGCGGGTCTGTCGGCGGCCTTCAATGCGCCGCTTGCCGGCGTCGTATTCGCAATCGAAGAGTTGACCCGCAGCTTCGAGCAGCGCACGAGCGGCGTGCTGATTACCGCGATCATCTTCGCCGGCGTCGTTTCGCTGGGCCTGCAGGGCAACTATACGTATTTTGGAACGATCAAGGTCGGCAGCCACTTTCCAGATCTGCTGGCAGTCGCGGTGGTGTTGATTGGCGCCGCGTCGGGCGTGGCTGGCGGCGTCTTCTGCTGGCTTCTACTGAACACCAAACGCTGGATGCCCGCGTCGGTGAGTGCCTGGCGCAGTAGTCGACCGGTGGCATTTGGTGCCGCGTGTGGCCTGGTCGTCGCGGTAATCGGGGTGGTGTCGGGCGGCCACACGTTTGGTAGCGGCTATGCCGAAGCACGCGCATTGCTGGAAGGACGCGCACAACTGGGCGTCGCCTACCCGGTGCTCAAGATGGCCTCGATGGTTGGCTCGTATCTGCCAGGCGCGCCAGGCGGCCTGTTTGCGCCCTCGCTCGCGATTGGCGCCGGTATTGGCAACGCATTGCACCTGCTGTTTGGCCAGATGCAGTTGCCAATGCTGATCGCACTTGGCATGGTGGGCTATCTTGCGGCGGTCACACAAAGTCCCATTACCGCTTTTGTGATCGTGATCGAGATGATTGACGGCCACGCACTCGTCATCTCCCTCATGGCCACCGCGTTAATCGCCAGCCAGATATCGAAACTTTTTGCGCCGGCACTTTACGAAGCATTATCCGAGCGTTACAGCAGGCCTCATGTGGCGCAGGACGCCGCGCCGTCCGCCGAAGCCAGGGATCGCTCATCCGACGGGCTGCCTGGACGGTCCTGA